A segment of the Deltaproteobacteria bacterium genome:
GAAAGGCGGTCGTCATAAACCCTTGGGCACGCCCGGACAGTTCCTTGGGCGCCGCTTCCAGCGCCAGCGCACGCCCCTGGGTTTGCGTCATCGAAGCGCCGATGCCTTGAAACAAGCGAAACAGAATCAACTGACCGGCGGTCTGCGACAGGCCGCAGAGCATGGCGGCCACCGAGGAGACCACCAAACCGATGCCAAAAAGTGTGTGGCGCCCGTAGATATCGCCGATGCGGCCGAAAACGAACGACAGACTTATTTGCGAAATCTGATAGGCGATCACCGCCCATGAAATGCCGACGATGGTCGTCTGTAGACTCGCAGCCACGGTCGGTAGCGACACGGCGAAGATTCGGCTGGCGGTGCCGGCCAAGAAATTTCCCAGGGCAGCGTTGATCAGCAACGGCCAATTGATGCGTGTTGTTGACATCGGCAGGACTGGGCTCGGTGGCGCGCGAAATATCCGAAATGAAAACCGGACTTAGGCTGGCGGCTGCCAGTGTTCGTTGATCAGATCGATGCAAAGGAGCAACCCGGCTTCGGCCTCCGAGTGCGTCACGCCGCCGCGCCCTTCGCGCATTTCAAGTCGCGCCCGATGGATGCGTTCTAGGGGCGCGACGGCCTGCCCTTTGAGCCAACGTTGCTGCACCGCCCGGGACAATAGGTTGGTAAAATCGCTCTGCGCCCAGGGAGAAAGCCCTAGGCGCGCTCTAAGCCAATCACCGATCGCTTGGTCGCACAGAATAATCACGTCGTAGACGCCTAGCATCTGTGCTGCCCAACCGTTGAGGGCGCGGCTAAGCATGCGCATCGCGCGCCCCTCCGGCGAATGATGGCCGCAGCGCCGCTCCTTCTCTGCCAAATTAGCGAACAGCTCCTGCGTATCGACGGTCATCCGAGTTTCTATAGCACGTAAGTTTGCTTGGCCATAGCACTGAGCCTCGCTTGGCGGCAATCTGTTTGACAGGTGCATCGGCACATCCCTATGTTGGTCGAAAACTTTGGAGGTTCGATCATGGAGAAGCTCCCCCGCGGCGCCAATTTTCAACGCGCTTTGATGCTCTGGCAGATCGGTTTGCACATCGCCAGCGATCCGAAAACGCCCTATTACGGTCCGCGCGATATGTGCATTACCGTCGGCAGCGGCTCGCACGAAAACATGCAGCCCTGGCTGCGCATGTGCACCGGCTCGCCGATACTCGCCCACGGCATTTGCCGTGGAGAGCTGGAAGCGGCGATGATCAACCCTTCCGGGCTATTGACTCAAGCCTATCGCGGCACTGGGATTTTTCCGACGCCCCTGCCGGTGCGCATCATCGCCGTCTACCCATCGCTGGATCACTTTGTCTATCTCATCCATCCGCGCACCGGCTTGAAATCATTGGCTGAGATCAAAGCCAAAAAATATCCGCTGCGCCTGTCGATTCGCGAGGACGCCACCCATTCGACCCGCGTCCTGGTCGATCAAACCCTCGCGGCCTACGGCATGACGCTCAAGGACATCGAATCCTGGGGTGGCAGTTTTCAATTGAACGGCGGCCCTGGCGACGAGCGCCGCTTGCAAGCACTCAAAGATGAATCCATCGACGCCATCTTCGACGAAGGCTTACCGCTGTGGTTCGAAGCCGCCTTGGCGGCCGGCATGAAACCGGTGACGCTCGAGGACAAAGTGTTTAAATACTTGGTCGACGAGCTCGGCTGGCGCCGCTACACGATTGCGCCCGGGCGCTTCAAAGGCTTAAACGAAAACTATACCTGCATCGACTACAGCGGCTGGCCGCTCTACACCCGCGCGACACTGCCGGACGACGACGCCTACAAAATCTGCGACGCCATCATGGCGCGGCAAGAGGCGATCTATTGGGAGGAGTCCTACACCGGCGTCGGCCAATTGGGCGAAAACACCGACGCCACCCCGCGCGATGTGCCGCTTCATCCGGGAGCGGAAAGATGGTACCGCGAGCACGGCTTTAGAGTGTAGGAGAAAATTAGCGCCGCAGACGCTCACGCAGAGCTGCCAAGGTCGGCGCGATCGGCCCGACCTCTTGCGGCGGGATGGCCAGCGCTTCCGGTTGTTTCAAGCCGTGACCGGTTAGGTTGCAAACCACAATGTCGTCGCGCGCGATGGTGCCCCGGGCGCGCATCTGATTGGCGACGGCCACCGACACCACCGCTGCTGGCTCAGCGAAAACCCCGCAAAGACTGCCGGTTAGTGTCTGAGCTTCAAAAATTTGTTGATCGCCAACAGCCACCGCGGCGCCACCCGAATCGTAGACCGCCTCAAGCGCGCGCCAGCCGAGTGACGACGGGTTGCCGACTTGGATGCTCTCGGCGACCGTGTCACGCGCGTCGACCGGCTCGACCGTGCGCAGCCCCTTTGCGAATGCCTTGACGATGGGCGCCGCAGCTTCGCTTTGAGCGGCGACCAGCTTGGGCATTTTTTCAATCCAGCCCAACGAACGGAATTCTTTGAACCCCTGCCCCATGGCAAAGATGCCTGTGCCTCCGGCAGTGGGATGAATCACCCAATCGGCAATGACTCCATCGAGTTGATCGACCAGCTCATAAGCATAGGATTTCTTGCCGACGCGGTAGGGATTGGAGGACACGCAATCGTACCAGCCAAATTCACCCACCGCCCGGCTGTACAATTCGGCCACTTCGTAGTCGAACCGGCCGTCGACAACGACAACCTCCGCGCCATAGGCGCGGGCTTGAATAATCTTCGACAGCGCGGTCCCCGCCGGCACCATGACAACGCTCCGCATGCCGGCAGCGGCGGCGTAGGCGGCCACCGAAGCCGCCGCGTTGCCGGTGGAGATGACGCTGGCGACTTCAAACCCCATCTCTTTGCCTGCCGAGATGCCGACCGTATTGCTGCGGTCTTTGAGCGAGCCGGTGGGCAGAACTGTATCGTTCTTTAGATATAGATTTGGAATACCGATCCGCTCGCCGAGACGCTGCGCGCGCAAAAGCGGCGTGCTGCCCTCGCCCAGAGACACAATCGAAGCAGGGTCTCGCACTGGAAAAAATTCGCCCCAGCGCCAGATCGACAGATCGCGGCGCTGGCGCATGGTTTGAAAATCGGCGCGCGTCAGATGGTCGATCTGAACAGCCACTTCAACGATGACGTTGCATGACGGGCAGCGAAACGTCCTCTTGGTCGGCGGCTCTGTGCCACACAGAGGACACTGGAGGCAAAATTGTTTGGCCATCATTCGAATCCGCAGTCACCGGCAAATAGCGCCGCGCCGAAACGCGCTCTTGCCCATTTTCAACTCTCCACTTTCAATTTTCCATTAACTCGCGCGCTTTTCGACTTCGTTCAACGACTTTTCCAACTCGCCTTCGAGATCGCCGACGTCGAAACCGACGGCGCGGGCGCCGTCAAGGATAGCGATGCAAATCATGATCATATCGAGGCACTCGCGCGGCGGGGCTGCGTCAGGATGATCGTAAAGATAGTGATCGACGCGCTGCCTGAGGGTATGAAAGTCGCGCAAACAGACGACCGCCGGCAAGCCAGCCACCGGACCGGAATTTTTGACTACGGGCGCAAAGGCGATGCCGCCCGGATCGACAAGCGCGATCTGGGTGCCCTCTGCGAAAAGCAAAACCAAATAAGGCTCGCGGGATTCGGCATGCATCTTTTCCTCAAACGCGCTCAAGTCGCGCCACGAGATCTGCAATCTTTTCCCCGAAGCAACGTCGAGCAAGATGGCGCTCTCGACGTCGTAGGAAACCGCTTGGCGATGAGTCTCAGCCCACTGGCGAACCTTCAGCTTTGCTTGATCGACCGTCGAATCCACAACGAAATTTATATCAGGCGCGGCGCGCGGGAACTACTCCGCTGTAAGATTGACTTCAAGCGAAAAGGCCCCATACTAGCGGAGATTTCGCGCCACCCCATCACCATGAAACGCCGCGTCGGCTCGGTTTGACCGTTGTCACTGTGCACTCTGAGGACCCCACCGAATTTCGCCTGATCGAACGGCGCGCGCTGCGTTGGCTGTTGGTTCTGTACGGCCTGTTTATCCTCTACGGCACGTTCATTCCGTTTCGCTTCAACGACGATCCGGCGTTCCTGCAGTTGCAGTGGCAAGGGGTTTTCACACCTCCGTTTAACCAAGGTCGTAAGACCTTTTCACTCCTCGACGTGGCTGCTAACTTTTTGCTGTTTGTGCCGTTGGGTTTCCTCTGGGTCGGCAGCGCCTTTCGCAGGTTGTCCGCGGCCGGTTTCTTTGGCGCCCTGTTACAAGCTGGCTTGTGCGGTTTGCTGTTGAGCCTCGCCGTCGAGTTGGGCCAAGTCTATTCTCCCGGCCGCACGCCCTCAATCCTCGACGTGGCATTCAATGCCGCGGGTGCCGCCTTTGGCGGCGCGCTCGGCATTGTGATTTTCACAGGATTGCGCGGCGCCCTCGGCAAAAACTTATTGTTTGTCATCTGCTGGCGTCCCGCCCGGGTTCTGCTCGCCATGCTGGCCGTGGCGCCGGTCGCCGATGCCTTCTACCCGTTCCACCTCACCCTCGACGTCTCCACCGCCTGGTCCAACCTCAAGCGTGCCCAGTGGATGCCCTTTCTCGCCGGCACGCACCGCTATTGGCTCGACCTGGTGGTCGAGAAAGTTTTTGTCTATGCGGCGATGGCACATCTGGTCATTCTTGGTTTCAGGCAAAGCTATCGAACTGGCGGAGCCGGTGGTGCGCTAGGTTTCTGCTTCGCGCTCGGCTTTGCGGTCGAAGCAGGCAAACTGCTTTTCGTCGGCCGCGTGCCCAACGCCGAAAACTTTCTGCTCGCCGTTTGCGGCGCTCTCTTCGGAGTCATGGTGGTCACGCCGCTCAGTGAAACCCATTTCTGCCGGCGCCACGGCCGCCGGATCTTGCTGATACTGGCGCTTGCCCTGATGATTTATGCCCAACTGTCGCCGTTCGATTGGCTTGTGTCTTTGGCGGAGCTGCCGCAGCGCTGGCAGCGCGTCGAGTGGCTGCCGCTGGCAGCGTACTACGGCGCCGATCCGCAATCGGCCCTCTTCGATCTTGGCAAGAAGATTTTCATCGCCGGCCCTTTCGGCCTCCTGGTGGCGGCACGGCGCCACGCGTTATCGGGTAAGCCCGGGCGCAATCAAGCGCTTTTCTTTGGCTTGGCAATCGGCTTAATCTTAGAAGCTTGCCAGCGGGGGCTCCGCTCACGCACCCCTTCGATCACCGACGTGCTGCTTTTCGGCGCCGCTTCTTGGACCGGCGCGACGCTGTTTAGCCAGCGGCTAAGACTAATGAAATCGCAAACTCGGTCGTCTAAT
Coding sequences within it:
- the thrC gene encoding threonine synthase — protein: MMAKQFCLQCPLCGTEPPTKRTFRCPSCNVIVEVAVQIDHLTRADFQTMRQRRDLSIWRWGEFFPVRDPASIVSLGEGSTPLLRAQRLGERIGIPNLYLKNDTVLPTGSLKDRSNTVGISAGKEMGFEVASVISTGNAAASVAAYAAAAGMRSVVMVPAGTALSKIIQARAYGAEVVVVDGRFDYEVAELYSRAVGEFGWYDCVSSNPYRVGKKSYAYELVDQLDGVIADWVIHPTAGGTGIFAMGQGFKEFRSLGWIEKMPKLVAAQSEAAAPIVKAFAKGLRTVEPVDARDTVAESIQVGNPSSLGWRALEAVYDSGGAAVAVGDQQIFEAQTLTGSLCGVFAEPAAVVSVAVANQMRARGTIARDDIVVCNLTGHGLKQPEALAIPPQEVGPIAPTLAALRERLRR
- a CDS encoding VanZ family protein, which gives rise to MTVVTVHSEDPTEFRLIERRALRWLLVLYGLFILYGTFIPFRFNDDPAFLQLQWQGVFTPPFNQGRKTFSLLDVAANFLLFVPLGFLWVGSAFRRLSAAGFFGALLQAGLCGLLLSLAVELGQVYSPGRTPSILDVAFNAAGAAFGGALGIVIFTGLRGALGKNLLFVICWRPARVLLAMLAVAPVADAFYPFHLTLDVSTAWSNLKRAQWMPFLAGTHRYWLDLVVEKVFVYAAMAHLVILGFRQSYRTGGAGGALGFCFALGFAVEAGKLLFVGRVPNAENFLLAVCGALFGVMVVTPLSETHFCRRHGRRILLILALALMIYAQLSPFDWLVSLAELPQRWQRVEWLPLAAYYGADPQSALFDLGKKIFIAGPFGLLVAARRHALSGKPGRNQALFFGLAIGLILEACQRGLRSRTPSITDVLLFGAASWTGATLFSQRLRLMKSQTRSSNR